From the Helianthus annuus cultivar XRQ/B chromosome 17, HanXRQr2.0-SUNRISE, whole genome shotgun sequence genome, the window TTTATCATTTGTTAGTTCTATCGAGTACTTCTTACTTAGCTTACTTGTTGGAGAACACAAAAATGTTTCAAAGTTTTTCGAAACAAAACTCAAGTCAGCTCCAGTATCAAAGAGTACGAACGCAGAATGGTTATTAATAAAAGACATACCCGTAACAACAGCAGGATCATCACGTGCCTTTCCAGTTTTTAGCTCGAACGCTCTACCCCTGACATTCTGACCCTTTGCTTTAGGACAATCTCTCTTGAAATGTCCCTGTTCACCGCACTGGAAGCATCCCTCTAGCTTCGCTCCCTCCGAAGTACTTTTAGCATAGCACTCGCAGTAACATGCCCAGTTCGACCACACCTGGCGCACCTTTTCTGCTCATCCTCGTGAGTCTTCCTCTCAGAACCACTCCTGCCGTCCCTGGCATTATCCCTTCTAGAGCTGCTAGAACTTGATACATACGCCTTCCCCGAACTGCGTTTCCTGTCACGCTTCTCATCGGTTTCCTTCCTCGAGCTCTCGGACTTGCGCTTCTTCGAATCTCCAAACTTAGACTCAGAACGCCCCGACCATTCAGATTTCACGTCTGCATTGGCCTTGCCCGTGACTTCCCGGTTTCCTTCTTCTTGTCAAGACTACCTTTGCGAGCAGCGTCATCCCCTAATGATTTCGCCAATGTAGTAGCCTCTAGGTAGGTAGTGGGTTTCGCTGATGTAACCATGCTGTGAATTCGTGGCGATAGCCCCCAAATGTAACTCTCTACCTTAACATACTCAGGAGTAACCATCCGTGGAACTAACCTTGCAAAATCGTTAAAACGAGAAGTGTAGGCTCTGGCATTCAGACCTTCCATGGTTAGGTTCCAGAAGTCGGTCTCGATTTTCTGTATCTCACTGCGCAGGCAGTATTCCTTCAGGAGCATCTCCTTAAGTTCGTTCCAGGTTAGACCATATGCAGCGTCTTCACCCAAAATTTGAACTTGCGAGTTCCACCAGGATAGTGCCTCATCAAGAAAAGAGCAAGAAGCGTACATAACCCGTTGATCAGCAGCACAACCATTGATTGCCATGACGGATTCCATCTTCTCAATCCACCTGGTGATATCTAAGGGTCCTTCAGCACCGGTAAATGATCATGGGTTACATCCGTGGAATGTTTTATAAGTACATATGTGCACTGTTCATAAAGTTAATGAAAATCAGGAATACGTTCTGATTATATCATAACATACGAACTACTAAACTTTCCGATCATTATTTTACCTGGAGGGTTTCCAATCTGTGCCCCACCAAAACCACGCCCATGAGCCCCACGTCCGCGTCCATGGCCATCACTATGGTTAGCATCACGCTGTTCCATGGCAGTATTAACGTGTTGGGCTATGAGTTGTGCCAACTCTTCCGGTGTGGTAGGTAGTCCAGAACCCTGTCTTGCTTTTGACGGCATTTCATCATTTCTATTATTACACCAATAATAATCAACATAAGAAGATAAAAAAATAATTCAATCATTAAATGCTAGTGGACCAAACATTGCGCATGCATAAAATCCACATATTAATGAGAACAATTTTTAAAACAAAGGTAATTCACTGATATTCATCATAGAAATTAACAAACTTGTTTTTAGTACACACTGACCACCTTTGGCATGTCTACGTCGACACCCAAAACAAGTTCAAACAAAATTTCTACATAATATCCCAAAACCTGGCACGCAGGCCCCAAATAGAGTGTATTAAAAAGAGACAAACATAACAACCAACGaaaacaaacaacatcaaacatcaacgCTTCAAACCCAGGAAATCTAACATCCTCCTGACAAGCTCCTCCAGATCCACTATCCTCCAGTGCATTTGGTCCATCGAACTGTCATCTAAATCCTTCAACTCATCGTACCAATCCATCTGTCCTTCAAGATCCTTCATCTTACCCTTAGCTAAGTCCAGATCTCCGCGTAGAGTGGCAAACTGTCGATCGCAGTGGCAACATTGGTCTATCCAAACCCCTTTCTACGTGTGACGTCGATGTGATCTAACATCCTCCTTCAAGATCCTTGGAAGCAGATGCCGTCTCAGCGTGTGACGTCGATGCGATCTCTTTAACAGGCCTAGTCCTCTTCTTACGACGATAATAAACCAAAAAAGGCATAGTAGGAGCGTGTGACTCAATAACTGGTAAAGATGACTCAGAAGAAACAGGTGGAGGGATCTCAGCGACAGGCTCGATCACAGCAGCAGGTAGAACGATTGATGGCTCTAACGGTCGAGCCGTGACAATAGTGGCGTCCACCACTGGTGCGATACTGAGAGATCCTCCGATCATAAGGACACCTCTAATCACATCATCGATAACTGGTACAGTGCTAGATGATTGTCCCGTCCCATGAATCGAGAGAGGAACATCATCGTCATCGTCTACCCACCCGTTGCTAGTGAAAGCGTATCGGGGGTCTACCTGGCTGGCAAAAGCAGCAGGGTCGACGTGGAATGATGAAGCAAACTCGGCCATACCAACCATCTGTGGAGTCGTGATAGGTATCTCTGGTAGAATGGATCTGGGTGAAGTCTCGAAATCTGGCTCGCTACCTGAGTTATGGATCTCGATGACCTCGTGTTCATGTGACATTCATGACACATATATAACCGTACAAGTAAGTGTGTGATCAAATGAATAATAACACATAAGGCCCAAATAAACTGAAATCACGTATGCGCATAAACATGCAATGGTTTTCATACATGATAAAATTTTCcatgtttatttaaaaattttggcttcgcgaattTTGGACTTAAATCTCAAAATTCTTCGGTTGAAGTCTAGAGATTTCCCCGAAAACATCTAGTTCGCTaacaaccattggctctgatactaaCTTCGGTCACGCCCCAAAAACGTCACAACGGAATATAAAACAtagtggtgacggaagttggtgcccattaaTATCTTGTTGacgatgtgtcacaccccgaccacgtaggacaacaaaccgtggcggaaacgtcggggagtgttgtaacagaagctattgtttcacaaccatggatacacaaagagtttcgttttattgaaaatattaacattacattgtcttgacACATAACAAACACGTTAAATAtcgactatcattgttattatgtcactaaggccttgtctagatcctatgtgacgcatgcatcctagaaaccacatcaagcaacaacacctgaaacatatgtaaaaacttagtcagcaaggaaatgctggcgagtacataggttttataggagtgtcggattcatgcctagtttaaatgttgcaatacttcatttaaaaactttgttttgaaaagagtgtaatattgcaacttaattaaccaactcaaatcaagcgggttatagtttataaaatctcgtagccatgattcttaacccaaaaacatttgttttagtaaagcaatttgtaaaacatctcgtattaAATCGTTAACAAaatctcgttaataaaactcgtattatttcgaaaacctcgtttgtgtgatatcgttccaaaatcgtttacctaagtgtactaaataacgccacggtacataatatgttgaaaacacttatatataagaagtaccagcggcgtatctaccatgttttcaccacattacacccgtcccgttatctaaacactagccaaaaaccaatcgtttacccagaTTGTTTAACATCGTTttcaaatcgtttactcgtttaaatcgtcctcgttttaattgtgataacttatgtacggtcgtctcgttaataacattcaaaccttcgtgactcgatcacctcgtttatcgcttctcgagttaacaaaccaccaaagggtaagttaacaaacatcagattcagtcgctacccacaacccccacacataaccatgggtgtagtaaagtaacgggatttgtcagatcctatggtaccataacctaatactggtcggttgggccaaaattaatgaatgtcatttgttatgtaactacaaccatcaagtttcgttcacattattgaaatcgttattagtttagtaaaaatcgttttaatcgtttttgaaatcattgtttaaacttgaaaacatttcgtacatatgaatcaccccaaaacatttaaaaacagtaacataggggaactatgtactcacatggagtgcaaagtatcctcaatcaatagaacttcaacaaactcgagcaaaccagagaaatcaaacaacacctagtaatcgaaccactagtcaaacaatagacgcctaaatcggaagatcggacagaatgaggtcttgtaaaccaaatgagtgttagaactcatatgatatggtttgacaaagcctacattctaaatcggaacctaacataagtgctttcgacccatcgcgacccattaaggtagctcatgctgctttaacgcgtcgtgcgcgcaaaagcgctttcgagacgtctaactagtcctatgacaagtattatatgcccatacatgtttaattatgtcaCACAATCAGTTATGTgtcaaaagtttgggttacatatgcttaattaccaattatgtatgaaaagggtattttggtaatttaccaaaggcatataactatctatcatgcgactaattaaacctaagtgaccataaggtataacctcagaaggttattccctatgctactatggtcactaaacatgtttggtcggatcctaacaatcgaccaaacaggtcgtgttcgaaagtcaaagcgggtgtttagtccgcttgacttacaaCTCTATATAAGCACCAAACTaagagtgacgagctaaacatgctagaacatgtttagttaagttagaaaacaggttttgatatcaaaacaaacagttttgatatcctagagtagtttggttacaaaatacgcataaacacgcattttgaccgaaactacgactcgtcactacgcctagtcaacgtggtaatcagtaagtatagtcacaagggactataaccatcgtgattacgctcacgttgcaaagttcaacggaactttgtgttgaccattgacttggtcaaagctgaaagtcaaacttgtttgaccttcatgcttgaaatacaagaacaagcaagaagaggacttacaaagggtccaagatgGATGTTTGATCTAAAATAGCTTAGGTTTGAAGTGTAAACTCCCCCACTTAGAGCTGAATTCAGATCAAGTATGAAGAACCCAAATGAGGaagcttgctatttataggaagTGGAGATCAATAGGATGATTCCAAGTGTTTAGAGGGTGtaatcttggccatacatgtgggttaatggtattagaatacaatgggagtcaaaaaccagctccaggtattgcaaatattacattaaaacccctgaattcAGCCCAGATTGCTGAATCTGAAGTTTCTGTCTGGCAAGgccacgcgacccgcgtaagataCACCTttgtcttacgcgccccgccaggactagtttggcagattgtcaaaattagtccctgcagcttagaaacttgcgtttcggcccatttttgacacgtttaagccccgttaaccccatttcaaggctctaaaatgaagttaaagtattggggactcaaaacatgcttaAAAACATCTCgggtgtcggttcgtttggtcgtacggttgcgttgttcggttaattacgacggaaatcgtaacgaacgcaaaaatgatccaaattaagcgacgaatgaaattttataatgccaaacactaaaacataatattttaatgattacatgaatttttggatgtccggatatattcagaacgtaaaatatgcgcgaaaatgcaaacttgtgcactttttgacgcttttagtccctattggtcaataaagtttattttagcataccgaacccctcaaagcctatttctaagctatgtaaaggatatttagggtatgtttaacttatgatcaagttccggaatgtccgttactacacaaatcggtatagtttcgcagtttgacacaaatagtccctgcgatcgaacaaagttgattttaacacaccaaaccatctaaaacttatttctaagttatgtggaggtttgttaagcctatttcactattccggagtgtttgtcgcgttatactgactgcgtttacgcaccagttcgcgtataactttccagaaagcgatttaaagcttgaaattggaatcgaatcgaattataaaaatcaccaaacacaaatacacacaaaataacaccaaaacacatataataacaccaaagcacattgttttattaataatcaacattgttttacatcgtacaatgattacagagcacagttgtcacagtctcccctacttcaggaaatttcgtcccgaaattttaactagaggacgcttgtgaaaacaaatgtggatatttggtcatcatttggtccttacgttcccaagtaaattttgggccacgtttggactcccaacgaactttaaccaaatgaatccgtttgttcttcaactgcttgaatgtacggtccgctatctccacgggtttctcgacaaagtgcatcgtttcatcgattcggatctcgtcgagaggaatgtgaagatcagcgtcaactaaacactttcgcaaattggacacgtgaaaagttggattaagatttccaagctctggaggtagctctagtcgataggcaaccttcccaattcattccacaatcttgaatggtcccacatatcgaggtgcaagttttcctttctttccaaatctcacgactcctttccaaggtgaaaccttgagtaggacacgatctccgacttgaaattctaagggcttgcgtcgtatatccgcataactcttttgacggcttcgagctgtcataagattatcgcgaattttcttgattttgtccgttgtttccagaacgagctcgGGTCCAGTacgctgagcttcaccggtctcattccaacagacaggtgaacgacattttcgaccgtagagagcttcgaatggtgtcattttaatgctagcatgataactattgttgtaagagaactcgatcattggcagatgagaatcccaattaccaccaaagtctatcacgcatgctctaagcatatcctccaaagtttgaatcgtcctctcggattgtccatctgtttggggattataagcagtgcttagatttagttgagttcccatagcagattgcatggtctttcagaaatgagatgaaaatcgagcatcacgatcggaaatgatatccaaaggaacgccatgtcgtgaaacaatctcatcaacataaatctttgcaagtttatcagcagatagatcctcgcgaatcggaagaaaatgagctgacttcgttaatcgatcgataacaacccaaatagcatcgggacctttagatgtacgcgatcacttagtgatgagatccatcgcaaggctctcccacttccaaaccggtatttCTGGCtctacaagcaaaccagaaggtcgttgatgttcagccttgactttaagacaagttaggcatttcgatacatacaaggcaacatctttcttcataccaggccaccagaacttaatgcgaagatccttgtacattttatcagcaccaggatggatagaatatcgagacttgtgagattcgtccatcactagggtgcgaagatcgtcttgtttcggaatccacaaacgatccttgaagtagagtaaaccatcgcctttcctttcgagtttaagctcaagttgaagcgGTAGCTCATCCTTCAATAAACCCTTGATCACATAGGATCGCTGAGCTTGAAGGACACGAGATTGGATATCGGATAGAGCTTGGACAaagtgaagcttgactcgctcttttagactaagcgcatcagctacgacattcgccttaccaggatggtagcgaatctcgcaatcgtaatcgttcaagagttcaacccaacgtcattgcctcatgttcagctctttctgattaagaatatgctggagacttttgtggtctgtgaaaatcacacacttcgttccatagaggtagtgtctccagattttaagtgcgaaaaccacagctcctaattcaagatcatgagtcgtatagttcttctcgtggattttcaattgtctagatgcatatgctataaccatacctcgttgcatgaggacgcaaccaaggcctaagttggacgcatcgcaatagacaacaaaatcatcgcttccctcgggcagagatagaacaggagcattacataacttctgcttcagtgtttggaatgcttcttcttgcttgggtccccactcaaaaggcttattcttctgagtcaaagcggAGAGTGGAACTGCtatctttgagaagtttgaaatgaatcgacgataataaccagcaagaccaagaaaagatcgaatctctgtaggtgtcgttagtgtactccaatccttaatagcaacaatcttggaaggatccacatgaataccctgctcgttgactatatgacccacaaactgaacttctttaagccaaaattcacacttggagaatttagcgaaaagttgttccttcttaaggagttccaatgttaagcgaaggtgttgttcgtgatcggctcgagtcttcgaataaatgaggatatcgtcgatgaacacaataatgaacttgtctaaataaggtttacagaccctattcattaagtctataaagatagctggagcatttgtcaaaccaaagggcatgactgtgaactcgtaatgcccatatctcgtgcggaaagcagttttgggaatatcttcttcgagaacacgaagttgatgatacccagaacacAGATCGATTTtagaaaagcatgaagcaccttgcagctggtcaaagagataatcaattcgaggtaggggatatcgattcttgatggtaagcttattaagctcacgataatcgatacacattcgaaaagaccaatctttctttttcacgaagaggacaggagctccccaaggtgaataactcggacggatgaatcctttatcagataactcttgaagctatttcgataactcttgcatctctgatggtgcaagacggtaaggtggtttcgcaatcgggttggcattgggtacaaggtcgatatgaaactcaacttgacgaactggacgcaaaccaggcagttcatcaggaaacacctctggataatcccgaacaatcggaatatcctgaatactcttactttcgcttttctcctcggtgacatgtgcaaAGAAGGCAACGTATCCTTTTCGCAAATACCTTTGGGCTTccatacatgacataagctttaatccacctgaaggtttctcgccacgaatctccagaacatcgccagacggaagaggaatacgaacaatcttatcgaaacaaaccaccttagcgtggtgtttggttaaccaatccattccaacgataatgtcgaagctcccaagttgcattggcgtgaggtcaataggaaaaagatggttatcaaggttcaactgacaatcacgaataacagagtcaaggacaagaggtttaccagtagcaacttcgacagataagggtttcctcaatttagttctaggtatcgcaagcaaaggttcaaaagacaacgaaacaaaacttcgatCGGCACTAGAATCAAAAAATATAGATGCGGGTTGATTttttaacaagaaacgtaccattgacaacaaaGGTACCATTGACAATGAGGTTGTCAACTCTAGCCTAGTTTGTATTCAGATTGAATGCTCCTCCATGAGCGGGATCGAcaattggaaaaacaaaagaggcatcgATAAAACACAAGagaggcgatcatttgttcgctaaacaaatgacacgcagtgactaatcaaagtaaatgaatcaaaataatgcatcgcgaagacatgctcgcctataagtgaacactcaccccaagagttcccaggtaagagtgactggtccgattatgtggatttgtacgaacactatagccttagacagaaaactcagggtacaggcattcactcttccagtttgcacgtgttcacattatttaaacccaaactttgacgagattttgaaaattcaaaaggcactaagccaaatatgaatcaaactggaagggttcaaaaccatataacagagggttcaaaacctagtaatcaatcatcctagatcggatgattaattttcgaagcagattcggatttgtgttctcgttgtggttatcacctaaggataggtgacggtattgttttaaaatctaaacacaagtaaacttgtgttagggtcctaaagttatagtctaggtcaaagcattgctaataacctaattccctataaccattggctctgataccaacttcttctgtcacaccccgaccacgtaggacaacaaaccgtggcggaaacgtcggggagtgttgtaacagaagctattgtttcacaaccatggatacacaaagagtttcgttttattgaaaataTTAACATCACATTGTCTTGACACATAACAAACACGTTAAATAtcgactatcattgttattatgtcactaaggccttgtccagatcctatgtgacgcatgcatcctagaaaccacatcaagcaacaacaccttaaacatatgtaaaaacttagtcagcaaggaaatgctggcgagtacataggttttataggagtgtcggattcatggctactttaaatgttgcaatacttcatttaaaaagtttgttttgaaaaaagtgtaatattgcaacttaattaaccaactcaaatcaagcgggttatagtttataagatctcgtagccatgattcttaacc encodes:
- the LOC110924342 gene encoding uncharacterized protein LOC110924342 — encoded protein: MKDLEGQMDWYDELKDLDDSSMDQMHWRIVDLEELVRRINDEMPSKARQGSGLPTTPEELAQLIAQHVNTAMEQRDANHSDGHGRGRGAHGRGFGGAQIGNPPGPLDITRWIEKMESVMAINGCAADQRVMYASCSFLDEALSWWNSQVQILGEDAAYGLTWNELKEMLLKEYCLRSEIQKIETDFWNLTMEGLNARAYTSRFNDFARLVPRMVTPEYVKVESYIWGLSPRIHSMVTSAKPTTYLEATTLAKSLGDDAARKGSLDKKKETGKSRARPMQT